From the genome of Variovorax sp. RA8, one region includes:
- the tssM gene encoding type VI secretion system membrane subunit TssM: protein MKPSTRFAQGAVNLGAAGVLLWFAAPLLAFGTWHPFDDVRARVALLTLGALLLLGLHALRVLLARRRNERLLKSLEVGDAGPELSQRFRQALAMLRQGIEAKGRHHWWQGRRQVQQMPWYLIIGAPGGGKTTALLHSGLRFPLAERLGRDPLAGTGGTRQCDWWFSQDAVFIDTAGRYTTQDSDAAADAREWQEFLALLRRHRPVQPINGVIVSVSVPDLLHGGAELARQAAAVAARLDELRHELDLAFPVYLLVTKADLLAGFVETFGDLDAAQREQLWGLVFDADAAGIPADLGPRLSDLAQRLARRSRELLQQEHTPQRRLPIYAFAAQFDALLAPLESFVRKAFAGIAAEPAQRLRAIALTSGTQEGNPIDRVIGELARSHGLALKPLVRPDAGGKSFFLNSLLKQLVIAEAPLAGQRLQRMRWRRRAAMFGAGFAGAALLAASALWWQSYRRNLDYVDSVRTRVEQLTQRIGSLESAKLEQVLPLYSLLERLAANDGIDPNVAPAGFGFGLFQGPRLARSAEQAYREMLDRSLAPLLVERLRRDLREAEDSATRYEALRASLMLASPARLVRGELRPWAEQTLAQAGGAAERAEWARHVGTLLERSGLPEAMRSDEAGVRAARSALAAIPLAQRVHERLLRRVADAEPPQDLPTRLGAAGALVFAASDAGPMPEHSSAGDWRRMLVPALDTTLDELANEADWVLGDSGGEVRRLQKDLAWRDEIATQVGKRHAQRVIAAWSRQLNALALAPGTDADSASRQALSLTAPDSPLRRLLTRLADEFSATPQGASAAEGAFDGALRARFGALGDYAAGAGPQALDRLQALATAKRDEAANSELDATLRAEAARAPPALRKVYGGLGTLMRSHGGAKRSFDAALAELAQTCSALTRERFPFGAAALRDMAPSDFARLFGPGGLFDEFRRNQLSERIDTSSRPWKARGAPGDAELPGAFERAAAIGALFFPAGAPMPELKLRLTPQRMDAELLQFSVDVDGQLLRFENGPSRSKELVWPGPASTQKVLMRILPPGPTGVAAEVHEGAFAWIRVLLRSEWKGEPGAPARLALAVDTRTLDVEASAAGAPEADIWTLRELARFRCPQATW, encoded by the coding sequence ATGAAGCCGTCGACCCGCTTCGCGCAAGGCGCCGTGAACCTCGGCGCGGCAGGCGTCCTGCTGTGGTTCGCGGCACCTCTGCTCGCCTTCGGCACCTGGCACCCTTTCGACGACGTGCGCGCGCGCGTCGCATTGCTGACGCTGGGCGCGCTCCTGCTGCTCGGCCTGCACGCACTGCGGGTGCTGCTGGCCCGGCGGCGCAACGAGCGCCTGCTCAAGAGCCTCGAAGTCGGCGATGCCGGGCCCGAGCTGAGCCAGCGTTTCCGGCAGGCGCTCGCGATGCTGCGCCAGGGCATCGAGGCGAAGGGCCGCCACCACTGGTGGCAAGGCCGGCGGCAGGTGCAGCAGATGCCCTGGTACCTGATCATCGGCGCGCCCGGAGGCGGCAAGACCACGGCGCTGCTGCATTCAGGCCTGCGCTTTCCGCTCGCCGAACGCCTCGGGCGCGACCCGCTCGCGGGGACCGGCGGGACGCGTCAGTGCGACTGGTGGTTCAGCCAGGACGCGGTGTTCATCGACACAGCAGGACGCTACACGACCCAGGACAGCGACGCCGCGGCCGACGCCCGCGAATGGCAGGAGTTCCTCGCGCTGCTGCGCCGCCACCGGCCGGTGCAGCCGATCAATGGCGTGATCGTCAGCGTCAGCGTGCCCGACCTGCTGCACGGCGGCGCGGAACTCGCACGCCAGGCGGCAGCGGTCGCGGCGCGCCTCGACGAGCTGCGCCATGAGCTCGACCTCGCCTTCCCGGTCTACCTGCTGGTGACCAAGGCCGACCTGCTCGCCGGCTTTGTCGAAACCTTCGGCGACCTCGACGCTGCGCAACGCGAGCAGCTCTGGGGCCTGGTGTTCGACGCCGACGCGGCCGGCATCCCGGCCGATCTCGGGCCGCGCCTGTCGGACCTCGCGCAGCGCCTGGCGCGGCGCAGCCGCGAACTGCTGCAGCAGGAACACACGCCGCAGCGCCGCCTGCCGATCTACGCCTTCGCGGCACAGTTCGACGCCCTGCTCGCACCCCTCGAGAGCTTCGTGCGCAAGGCCTTCGCCGGCATTGCCGCCGAACCGGCGCAGCGCCTGCGCGCGATCGCGCTGACGAGCGGCACCCAGGAGGGCAATCCGATCGACCGGGTGATCGGCGAACTCGCACGCAGCCACGGCCTGGCGCTGAAGCCGCTGGTGCGGCCCGACGCCGGCGGCAAATCCTTCTTCCTGAATTCGCTGCTGAAGCAACTCGTGATCGCCGAAGCGCCGCTGGCAGGCCAGCGGCTGCAGCGGATGCGTTGGCGCCGGCGGGCCGCCATGTTCGGGGCGGGGTTTGCCGGCGCCGCGCTGCTCGCCGCCTCGGCCCTGTGGTGGCAGAGCTACCGGCGCAACCTCGACTATGTCGACAGCGTGCGCACGCGGGTGGAGCAGTTGACCCAACGCATCGGCTCGCTGGAATCGGCAAAGCTCGAGCAGGTGCTGCCGCTCTATTCGCTGCTCGAGCGCCTGGCCGCGAACGACGGCATCGATCCGAACGTTGCACCCGCCGGCTTCGGATTCGGGCTGTTCCAGGGGCCGCGGCTGGCGCGCTCGGCGGAGCAGGCCTACCGCGAGATGCTCGATCGCAGCCTGGCGCCGCTGCTCGTCGAACGCTTGCGCCGCGACCTGCGCGAGGCCGAGGACAGCGCGACGCGCTACGAGGCCTTGCGCGCTTCATTGATGCTGGCCAGCCCGGCGCGGCTGGTCCGCGGCGAGTTGAGGCCCTGGGCCGAGCAGACGCTGGCACAGGCGGGCGGCGCAGCGGAACGCGCCGAATGGGCGCGCCATGTCGGGACCCTGCTCGAACGCAGCGGGCTGCCCGAGGCGATGCGCTCCGACGAGGCCGGCGTGCGCGCGGCGCGCAGCGCACTCGCGGCAATACCGCTGGCGCAGCGCGTGCATGAGCGCCTGCTGCGTCGCGTTGCCGACGCCGAGCCGCCGCAGGACCTGCCCACACGCCTTGGCGCGGCCGGCGCCCTCGTGTTCGCGGCGTCGGACGCCGGGCCGATGCCGGAACATTCGAGCGCCGGCGACTGGCGGCGCATGCTCGTGCCGGCGCTCGATACGACGCTCGACGAGCTCGCGAACGAGGCAGACTGGGTGCTCGGCGACTCCGGCGGCGAAGTACGGCGCCTGCAGAAAGACCTCGCCTGGCGCGACGAGATCGCCACGCAGGTCGGCAAGCGCCACGCCCAGCGCGTGATCGCGGCCTGGTCACGCCAGCTCAATGCGCTCGCGTTGGCGCCCGGCACCGATGCGGACAGCGCGTCGCGCCAAGCCTTGTCTCTCACGGCGCCCGATTCGCCGCTGCGCCGCCTCCTGACGCGCCTGGCCGACGAGTTCAGCGCCACACCCCAGGGCGCCAGCGCGGCCGAGGGCGCTTTCGATGGCGCGCTGCGAGCACGCTTCGGCGCCCTCGGCGACTACGCTGCGGGGGCCGGGCCGCAAGCCCTCGACCGTCTCCAGGCCCTGGCCACGGCCAAGCGCGACGAGGCCGCCAACTCCGAGCTCGACGCGACCTTGCGCGCCGAGGCCGCCCGCGCGCCGCCCGCGCTGCGCAAGGTCTACGGCGGCCTCGGGACCTTGATGCGCTCGCACGGCGGCGCCAAGCGGAGTTTCGATGCCGCGCTGGCCGAGCTCGCGCAGACCTGCAGCGCCTTGACGCGCGAGCGCTTCCCCTTCGGCGCCGCTGCGCTGCGCGACATGGCCCCGTCCGACTTCGCGCGCCTGTTCGGACCCGGCGGCCTCTTTGACGAGTTCCGGCGCAACCAGTTGAGCGAGCGCATCGACACGTCGAGCCGGCCGTGGAAGGCGCGCGGCGCACCGGGCGATGCGGAGTTGCCGGGCGCATTCGAGCGGGCGGCGGCGATAGGCGCCCTGTTCTTCCCCGCAGGCGCACCGATGCCCGAGCTCAAGCTGCGCCTCACGCCGCAGCGCATGGATGCCGAGCTGCTGCAGTTCAGCGTCGACGTGGATGGTCAGCTGCTGCGCTTCGAGAACGGCCCGTCGCGCTCGAAGGAGCTGGTCTGGCCGGGACCGGCTTCGACCCAGAAAGTGCTGATGCGCATCCTGCCGCCGGGCCCCACCGGCGTCGCCGCTGAAGTCCATGAAGGCGCCTTCGCCTGGATTCGGGTGCTGTTGCGCAGCGAATGGAAGGGCGAGCCGGGTGCGCCGGCGCGCCTGGCCCTGGCCGTCGACACCCGCACCCTCGACGTCGAGGCGAGCGCAGCCGGCGCGCCCGAGGCCGACATCTGGACCCTCCGGGAACTGGCACGGTTTCGCTGCCCGCAAGCCACATGGTGA
- a CDS encoding DUF4384 domain-containing protein, producing the protein MKPPKLARLLALSATFAALAGCQTLEVRQPTIDQTNEIRKGPEDRPQRSITGFSHALRCMDTLLLDYGVRDITMLTEEISDETKKLNAGTRDMLISSVSDMSRRSRAVRLVAFGKDTANVISYLASAQSAAAYQAIPLYDIKGSVSQFDENLVKNQKDVGIGFAPFINLGAAKDAGSSMLALDLSVLTTSDMAVLAGVTSRNSVMILKQGSGIDGDAAYHKFGINYSMNLAKAEGQTQALRGLVELAAVELIGKLTKTPYWSCLGVTDPKANDETRLEMFDWYHAMAATRIELIAYFQNQLRRRAFYDGPIDGEFNPAIDEAIANYRAALGLSREAVLNEQFFYAFLAADHTKIKRPEEPARYVAPASVAAAPASVPVVASAASASPAAAAAAPSAAAPLKLSVTAPKQQTRFARGESISLSLAPSQDAHVYCYLQDEESKVIRFFPNRFARDSRIAAAQPLTLPGAMRFQLTMNTKGVPETISCFATQRDVMASLPQALVGTDFEPLPGATLEAIRGAFVKASGGTLAQENFRVQAK; encoded by the coding sequence ATGAAACCGCCCAAGCTCGCGCGCCTCCTCGCGCTTTCCGCCACCTTCGCGGCACTCGCCGGCTGCCAGACGCTCGAGGTCAGGCAACCCACCATCGACCAGACGAACGAGATCCGCAAGGGCCCCGAGGACCGGCCCCAGCGCTCGATCACCGGCTTCTCGCATGCGCTGCGCTGCATGGACACGCTGTTGCTCGACTACGGCGTGCGCGACATCACGATGCTGACCGAGGAAATCAGCGACGAAACGAAGAAGCTGAACGCCGGCACGCGCGACATGCTGATCTCGTCGGTGTCGGACATGTCGCGTCGCAGCCGCGCAGTGCGCCTGGTCGCCTTCGGCAAGGACACCGCGAACGTCATCAGCTATCTCGCTTCGGCGCAGAGCGCGGCGGCCTACCAGGCGATCCCGCTCTACGACATCAAGGGATCCGTCTCGCAGTTCGACGAGAACCTGGTCAAGAACCAGAAGGACGTCGGCATCGGCTTCGCACCCTTCATCAACCTCGGCGCGGCAAAGGACGCGGGATCCAGCATGCTGGCGCTCGACCTGAGCGTGCTGACCACCAGCGACATGGCGGTACTCGCGGGCGTCACCTCGCGCAACTCCGTGATGATCCTGAAGCAGGGCAGCGGCATCGACGGCGACGCCGCGTACCACAAGTTCGGCATCAACTACAGCATGAACCTGGCGAAGGCCGAGGGCCAGACGCAGGCGCTGCGCGGACTGGTCGAGCTGGCGGCGGTCGAGCTCATCGGCAAGCTCACGAAGACTCCCTACTGGAGCTGCCTGGGCGTGACGGACCCGAAGGCGAACGACGAAACGCGCCTGGAGATGTTCGACTGGTACCACGCGATGGCCGCGACGCGCATCGAGCTGATCGCCTACTTCCAGAACCAGCTGCGCCGGCGCGCGTTCTACGACGGCCCGATCGACGGCGAGTTCAACCCCGCCATCGACGAGGCGATCGCGAACTACCGCGCCGCGCTCGGGCTCAGCCGCGAGGCGGTGCTCAACGAGCAGTTCTTCTACGCCTTCCTCGCAGCCGACCACACCAAGATCAAGCGGCCGGAGGAGCCGGCGCGCTACGTCGCACCGGCCTCGGTGGCCGCGGCACCGGCATCGGTCCCGGTGGTGGCAAGCGCAGCATCCGCCTCGCCCGCGGCGGCGGCAGCAGCGCCATCGGCCGCGGCACCGCTGAAGCTCTCGGTGACGGCTCCCAAGCAGCAGACCCGTTTTGCCCGCGGGGAGTCGATCAGCCTCTCCCTCGCACCCTCGCAGGACGCGCATGTCTACTGCTACCTGCAGGACGAGGAGTCCAAGGTCATCCGCTTCTTCCCGAACCGCTTTGCCCGCGACTCGCGCATCGCCGCGGCCCAGCCGCTCACGCTGCCCGGCGCCATGCGCTTCCAGCTCACGATGAATACGAAGGGCGTGCCCGAGACCATCTCCTGCTTCGCAACGCAGCGCGACGTGATGGCTTCGCTGCCGCAAGCCCTGGTCGGCACCGACTTCGAACCCCTCCCCGGCGCCACGCTCGAAGCGATCCGCGGCGCCTTCGTCAAAGCCAGCGGCGGCACGCTCGCCCAGGAGAACTTCCGTGTCCAAGCCAAATGA
- a CDS encoding OmpA family protein, with protein sequence MTRYLSTLALALAAAFLTPPVKAEKVIIYREGQLVNPHDVAAVLGNKTRSIRLLDDAPAAPTPTKYVAAAAAALAKTSARAPARVSAAPDDATAEASALSLPVRFAFDSSEILPAARTQLDALAEGVKLLAPNSIVTVEGHTDAVGSDAYNLELSRSRARAVRDYLVQRHGIDGARLKTVGYGEARLVEAADPTAAVNRRVQFRGS encoded by the coding sequence ATGACCCGCTACCTCAGCACCCTCGCCCTCGCGCTCGCCGCCGCCTTCCTCACCCCGCCGGTCAAGGCCGAGAAGGTGATCATTTATCGCGAGGGCCAGCTCGTGAACCCGCATGACGTGGCGGCCGTGCTCGGCAACAAGACCCGGTCGATTCGCTTGCTCGACGATGCGCCGGCGGCGCCAACCCCGACGAAGTATGTTGCGGCCGCCGCCGCCGCCCTGGCGAAGACCTCGGCACGCGCCCCGGCCCGTGTGTCCGCTGCGCCTGACGATGCCACCGCCGAGGCCTCGGCCTTGTCCCTGCCGGTGCGCTTCGCCTTCGACTCCTCCGAGATCCTTCCCGCCGCACGGACCCAGCTCGATGCATTGGCAGAAGGCGTCAAGCTGCTTGCGCCAAACAGCATCGTCACGGTCGAAGGCCACACCGATGCTGTCGGAAGCGATGCCTACAACCTCGAGCTCTCGCGCTCCCGCGCGCGTGCTGTGCGTGACTATCTGGTGCAGCGGCATGGCATCGACGGTGCGCGGCTGAAGACGGTCGGCTACGGCGAAGCCCGACTGGTCGAGGCGGCCGATCCCACCGCCGCCGTGAACCGCCGCGTGCAGTTCCGCGGCAGCTGA
- a CDS encoding alpha/beta fold hydrolase, translating to MLDRAPPDPPPHPPRLTGLRGTLNALRNFGLVNLGTPAAGEFDSFTASDGQVVPVFVLGKGPPLVLVHGVGCSHRDWMPVARRLARRHCVLAWDARGHGHCRPVRGSITLARLASDLAEMLDHFGLQRAVLVGHSMGALTLMQYLHLHGTHRVAAVALVDQSPRIVTDDSWRLGLFGGCSAAMLSGLIAGARQDLAEALLNEVGALGGAWLRRQLGIDTSLGRMLRRRLGSIDIRPLLDLAESMAQADFRASLSRLDAPLLVVLGARSPHYAGLPLDAWYRDTVKHAQISVYPRAGHSPHVSEPLRFARELERFLDDHA from the coding sequence ATGCTCGACAGGGCTCCGCCAGACCCGCCTCCACACCCGCCGCGCCTGACGGGTTTGCGCGGCACCTTGAACGCGCTGCGCAACTTCGGGCTGGTGAACCTCGGCACGCCCGCCGCCGGCGAATTCGACAGCTTCACGGCCAGCGATGGCCAGGTGGTGCCCGTGTTCGTGCTCGGCAAGGGCCCGCCGCTGGTGCTGGTGCACGGGGTCGGATGCTCGCATCGCGACTGGATGCCGGTGGCGCGGCGGCTGGCGCGGCGCCACTGCGTGCTCGCCTGGGACGCCCGAGGCCATGGCCATTGCCGGCCGGTGCGCGGCAGCATCACACTCGCGCGGCTGGCGAGCGACCTGGCCGAAATGCTCGACCACTTCGGGCTGCAGCGAGCGGTGCTGGTCGGGCACTCCATGGGCGCGCTGACGCTGATGCAGTACCTGCATCTGCATGGCACGCACCGCGTTGCCGCGGTGGCGCTGGTCGACCAGTCGCCACGCATCGTGACGGACGACAGCTGGCGTCTGGGGCTGTTCGGTGGCTGCAGCGCGGCGATGCTGTCGGGGCTGATCGCGGGCGCGCGCCAGGACCTGGCCGAGGCGCTGCTGAACGAGGTCGGCGCGCTCGGGGGCGCCTGGCTCAGGCGCCAGCTGGGCATCGACACATCGCTCGGGCGGATGCTGCGCCGGCGCCTGGGAAGCATCGACATCCGGCCGCTGCTCGATCTCGCCGAGTCGATGGCGCAGGCCGACTTCCGCGCTTCCCTGTCGCGCCTGGACGCGCCGCTGCTGGTCGTGCTGGGCGCGCGCAGCCCGCACTATGCCGGCCTGCCGCTCGACGCCTGGTATCGCGACACGGTGAAGCATGCGCAGATCTCCGTCTACCCGCGTGCCGGCCATTCGCCGCATGTCAGCGAGCCGCTGCGCTTTGCGCGGGAGCTCGAGCGCTTCCTGGACGACCACGCCTGA
- a CDS encoding DotU/TssL family secretion system protein yields MKRPADASAPPVPGQPSGADEPAAARALRAHALPLVALMAGLRDATPADPAALRRTLAQAVNRFEADARAAGIAEPDIAAASYVLCAWGDEQFDAAPWGGAEGAGLLRCFHGEAKGGDKLLRLLARLAEKPREHRALLELFHTCLSLGLRARGVLGDRDHEALRSRVHLALQQVAPVPALVAPWQCSAAAASPPRAPRVALPAVLLLGVLALGIYSASQLQLAARVDGVLASLQKIVPAGAATAAPTAAAPEVPPRLASKLRDDIGAGRLSVRDEALRSVAVLGADALGDATGPLTRLGAALAKLPGKVVVVGYTDGSDPPTARTPSAWHQAMEWARGAADVLRPQLGDARLAVEARVDATGGKPPRRVEIVLFPE; encoded by the coding sequence GTGAAGCGGCCGGCGGACGCCTCCGCACCGCCGGTCCCCGGCCAGCCGAGCGGCGCCGACGAGCCGGCCGCAGCGCGTGCGCTCCGCGCCCATGCGCTGCCCCTCGTCGCATTGATGGCCGGCCTGCGGGATGCGACGCCCGCCGACCCGGCCGCGCTGCGCCGCACGCTGGCCCAGGCGGTGAACCGTTTCGAAGCAGATGCGCGCGCGGCGGGCATCGCCGAGCCCGACATCGCGGCCGCGAGTTACGTGCTGTGTGCCTGGGGCGACGAGCAGTTCGACGCGGCGCCCTGGGGCGGCGCGGAAGGCGCCGGGCTGCTGCGCTGCTTTCACGGCGAGGCCAAGGGCGGCGACAAGCTGCTGCGCCTGCTGGCGCGGCTGGCCGAAAAGCCGCGCGAGCACCGCGCACTGCTCGAGCTCTTCCACACCTGCCTGAGTCTGGGCCTGCGCGCGCGCGGCGTCCTCGGCGACCGCGACCACGAAGCCCTGCGCTCGCGCGTGCACCTCGCGCTGCAGCAGGTGGCGCCGGTGCCGGCGCTGGTGGCCCCTTGGCAATGCTCGGCGGCAGCGGCCAGCCCGCCTCGCGCGCCGCGCGTCGCGTTGCCGGCGGTCCTGCTGCTGGGCGTACTGGCCCTGGGCATCTACAGCGCCAGCCAGTTGCAGCTTGCGGCGCGCGTCGACGGCGTGCTGGCGTCCTTGCAGAAAATCGTGCCGGCGGGCGCCGCCACGGCAGCGCCCACAGCGGCCGCGCCGGAAGTGCCGCCGCGGCTGGCCTCGAAGCTGCGTGACGACATCGGCGCCGGCCGCTTGTCGGTCCGCGACGAGGCGCTGCGCAGCGTGGCCGTGCTCGGTGCCGATGCGCTGGGCGACGCCACCGGCCCCTTGACGCGCCTCGGTGCTGCGCTGGCGAAACTGCCGGGCAAGGTCGTCGTCGTCGGCTACACCGACGGCAGCGATCCCCCGACGGCGCGCACGCCCTCGGCCTGGCACCAGGCGATGGAATGGGCGCGCGGCGCCGCCGATGTCCTGCGGCCGCAGCTCGGCGATGCGCGGCTGGCCGTGGAGGCCCGCGTCGACGCCACGGGCGGCAAGCCGCCGCGCCGGGTCGAGATCGTCCTGTTCCCGGAATGA
- a CDS encoding GIN domain-containing protein encodes MNWFSRWLPARGALRACALAAGSAAVLAAALAEPAQAATETRSVAGFDQVVFAVAGEISVEQGPSETLTLEAEPAVLRKITTEVQGRRLLIGLAPGRIETRQPIRMKLGVRALRAFESRTAGEISIGPLRSDALALVLAGGGSIRLDRLEDARSLDVRITGAGEVAVGGGRVVAQQLAITGMGRYSAPGLASERAEVAIDGNGEVRLAASTTLAVRIGGVGHVRYHGDPVVTRSIRGVGTIEKD; translated from the coding sequence ATGAACTGGTTCAGCCGTTGGTTGCCGGCGCGGGGCGCGCTCCGCGCCTGCGCCCTGGCCGCGGGTTCGGCCGCGGTACTTGCCGCGGCCCTGGCCGAGCCGGCCCAGGCGGCCACCGAGACCCGCAGCGTCGCCGGCTTCGACCAGGTGGTGTTCGCCGTCGCCGGCGAGATCAGCGTCGAACAGGGTCCCAGCGAGACGCTGACGCTGGAAGCCGAGCCCGCGGTGCTGCGCAAGATCACCACCGAGGTCCAGGGCCGGCGCCTGCTCATCGGCCTGGCGCCGGGGCGGATCGAGACCCGGCAGCCGATCCGGATGAAGCTCGGTGTCCGGGCGCTGCGCGCCTTCGAGTCGCGCACCGCCGGCGAGATCAGCATCGGACCGCTGCGCAGCGACGCGCTCGCGCTGGTGTTGGCGGGCGGCGGCTCGATCCGCCTCGATCGCCTGGAGGATGCGCGCAGCCTCGACGTGCGGATCACCGGTGCCGGGGAGGTCGCTGTCGGTGGCGGCAGGGTGGTCGCGCAGCAACTGGCCATCACCGGCATGGGCCGCTACTCGGCGCCCGGGCTTGCCAGCGAGCGAGCCGAAGTCGCGATCGACGGCAACGGCGAAGTGCGCCTTGCCGCCAGCACCACGCTGGCAGTGCGCATCGGCGGGGTCGGCCACGTGCGCTATCACGGCGACCCGGTGGTGACGCGCTCGATCCGCGGCGTCGGGACGATCGAGAAAGATTGA
- a CDS encoding caspase family protein, with translation MATLLSRRTLLQGALGAAALPFGGPALGGPANGNANTHGAESRIALVIGNGAYRAAPLKNPPGDAAAVAAALRGLGYDVTLRQDTRLPDLIESLREFSMRAPKASVRMLFYAGHGVQVKGRNYLVPIDADPLTEEDIQRQSADVGEFVDRLSAIRTGINIVVLDACRVNPFAGGVIVGPDGRRLKFRGATPGGLATLDAPVGTLVAFSTAPNGVALDGASGKHSVYARHLLANLPTPGLQIEQLFKRVRIGVAEDTGRVQVPWESSSLTADFCFKSNDKGRCG, from the coding sequence ATGGCCACGCTGCTGAGCCGCCGGACGCTGCTGCAAGGCGCCTTGGGCGCCGCGGCGCTGCCTTTTGGCGGTCCCGCCCTGGGCGGCCCCGCCAACGGCAACGCGAACACCCATGGCGCCGAGTCGCGCATTGCCTTGGTGATCGGCAACGGCGCGTATCGCGCCGCGCCGCTGAAGAACCCGCCCGGCGACGCCGCTGCCGTCGCGGCCGCATTGCGCGGCCTTGGCTATGACGTGACCCTGCGCCAGGACACGCGGCTGCCGGACCTGATCGAGTCCCTGCGCGAGTTCTCGATGCGCGCGCCGAAGGCCTCGGTCCGCATGCTGTTCTATGCCGGCCACGGCGTCCAGGTGAAGGGCCGCAACTACCTGGTGCCGATCGACGCCGACCCGCTGACCGAAGAGGACATCCAGCGGCAGAGCGCGGACGTCGGCGAGTTCGTCGACCGGCTCAGCGCCATACGCACCGGCATCAACATCGTGGTGCTCGACGCCTGCCGCGTGAACCCGTTCGCCGGCGGCGTCATCGTCGGCCCCGATGGACGGCGCCTGAAATTCCGCGGCGCGACACCAGGGGGCCTGGCGACGCTCGATGCGCCCGTCGGCACCCTGGTGGCCTTCTCGACCGCGCCCAACGGCGTGGCGCTCGACGGCGCCAGCGGCAAGCACAGCGTCTATGCGCGTCACCTGCTGGCCAACCTGCCGACGCCCGGGCTGCAGATCGAGCAGCTCTTCAAGCGGGTGCGCATCGGCGTGGCCGAAGACACCGGACGCGTGCAGGTGCCCTGGGAGTCGTCGAGCCTGACGGCCGACTTCTGCTTCAAGTCGAACGACAAGGGGCGGTGCGGGTAG
- the tssJ gene encoding type VI secretion system lipoprotein TssJ, giving the protein MRRRPLLTCIALAPALWPPTSLAQPQAKVEVSRQRRIALVIGNGRYPEIPLNNPEHDARLVAQTLRSLDFEVGEHLNLKARDFKRVLREFARRMDDDRVASVFYYAGHGVQIGGRNYLLPVDIALRDEAEVRDEAIDLQDALLAHVDRVRPRARIFIIDACRNDPFAARGRSRNANGLAEMAAPGALIAFSAAPGGVAEDGPAGGNSVYTKHLATELRSVGVEVEEMMKAVRVKVLRDTGQRQIPWVNTSMVVNFMFNPGAAPALASPKRNLQLLVQAQRSLNTDARNASASLALRVYVLRDASGFEKASFDSLYDDDEATLGANVLVRESLYLRPGEARELALELSGDARALAVFGAFREIERSQWRAILPLPVGTLARVRVDAQARQLQLGWAK; this is encoded by the coding sequence GTGAGGCGCCGCCCCCTCCTCACCTGCATCGCCCTGGCCCCCGCGCTATGGCCCCCCACCTCCCTCGCCCAGCCGCAAGCCAAGGTCGAAGTCTCCAGGCAGCGCCGCATCGCACTCGTCATCGGCAACGGCCGCTACCCCGAGATCCCGCTGAACAACCCCGAGCACGACGCCCGCCTCGTCGCCCAGACCTTGCGCTCCCTCGACTTCGAAGTCGGCGAGCACCTCAACCTCAAGGCCCGCGACTTCAAGCGCGTACTGCGGGAATTCGCGCGCCGAATGGACGACGACCGGGTCGCATCGGTCTTCTACTACGCCGGCCATGGCGTGCAGATCGGCGGGCGCAACTACCTGCTGCCGGTCGACATCGCACTGCGCGACGAGGCCGAGGTGCGCGACGAGGCGATCGACCTGCAAGACGCGCTTCTCGCGCACGTCGACCGGGTCCGTCCGCGCGCCCGCATCTTCATCATCGACGCCTGCCGCAACGACCCCTTCGCGGCGCGTGGGCGATCGCGCAACGCCAACGGCCTGGCCGAGATGGCGGCGCCGGGTGCCCTCATCGCCTTCTCCGCAGCCCCCGGCGGCGTCGCGGAGGATGGCCCGGCCGGCGGCAACAGCGTCTACACGAAGCACCTTGCCACCGAGCTGCGCTCGGTCGGCGTCGAAGTCGAGGAAATGATGAAGGCGGTCCGCGTCAAGGTGCTGCGTGACACCGGCCAGCGCCAGATCCCCTGGGTCAACACCTCGATGGTCGTGAATTTCATGTTCAACCCCGGGGCAGCGCCGGCACTGGCCAGCCCCAAGCGCAATCTGCAACTGCTCGTGCAGGCGCAGCGCAGCCTGAATACCGATGCACGCAACGCGTCGGCCTCGCTGGCGCTGCGGGTCTATGTCCTGCGCGATGCGAGCGGATTCGAGAAGGCGAGCTTCGACAGCCTCTACGACGACGACGAGGCGACCCTCGGAGCGAACGTGCTCGTGCGCGAGAGCCTGTACCTGCGCCCCGGCGAGGCGCGCGAGCTGGCCCTCGAACTGAGCGGCGACGCACGCGCCCTCGCCGTCTTCGGTGCGTTCAGGGAGATCGAGCGCTCGCAGTGGCGTGCCATCCTGCCCTTGCCCGTCGGGACGCTGGCGCGCGTGCGCGTCGACGCGCAGGCGCGCCAGCTGCAACTGGGGTGGGCCAAGTGA